One Solanum lycopersicum chromosome 2, SLM_r2.1 genomic region harbors:
- the LOC101259800 gene encoding cypmaclein, whose product MASLKGFAALLIASLVLVHFTYALQEVISGKPPAPSPQPPKPIDCTGSCKTRCSKSSRQNLCNRACGSCCRTCHCVPPGTSGNYEACPCYFNLTTHNSTRKCP is encoded by the exons ATGGCATCCCTAAAGGGATTTGCAGCTTTGCTCATTGCATCACTTGTGCTTGTTCATTTCACTTATGCCCTTCAAGAG GTAATTAGCGGCAAACCACCAGCACCAAGTCCTCAACCTCCAAAGCCAATAG ACTGTACGGGATCTTGTAAAACGAGGTGCAGCAAATCGTCACGGCAAAATCTCTGCAACAGAGCATGTGGAAGTTGCTGCCGTACCTGCCACTGCGTGCCACCAGGGACTTCTGGAAATTACGAAGCATGCCCTTGCTATTTCAACCTTACTACTCATAACAGCACCCGCAAATGTCCTTAA
- the F3H gene encoding flavanone 3-dioxygenase, with protein MAPSTLTALANEKTLETSFIRDEEERPKVAYNKFSDEIPVISLQGIDDVNGRRSEICERIVNACEDWGVFQVIDHGVDAQLISQMTKLAKEFFELPPEEKLRFDMSGGKKGGFIVSSHLQGEVVQDWREIVTYFSYPIRARDYSRWPDKPQGWIGVTEQYSEKLMDLACKLLEVLSEAMGLEKEALTKACVDMDQKVVVNFYPKCPEPDLTLGLKRHTDPGTITLLLQDQVGGLQATKDNGKTWITVQPVEGAFVVNLGDHGHYLSNGRFKNADHQAVVNSNSSRLSIATFQNPAPDAKVYPLKIREGEKSIMDEPITFAEMYRRKMSKDLELARLKKLAKEEKIQTEEAKLESKPIEEILA; from the exons atggcACCTTCAACACTAACAGCTTTAGCTAATGAAAAGACCCTTGAAACAAGTTTTATTAGGGATGAAGAAGAACGTCCAAAAGTTGCTTACAATAAATTTAGTGACGAAATTCCAGTAATATCGTTGCAAGGTATTGATGATGTTAATGGAAGAAGAAGTGAAATATGTGAGAGAATCGTAAATGCTTGTGAAGATTGGGGTGTTTTTCAGGTAATTGATCATGGGGTTGATGCTCAATTAATATCacaaatgacaaaattagcGAAGGAATTTTTCGAATTGCCTCCTGAGGAAAAGCTTCGGTTTGACATGTCTGGTGGCAAGAAAGGTGGCTTCATTGTCTCAAGCCACTTACAG GGTGAAGTGGTTCAAGACTGGCGTGAAATAGTGACTTACTTTTCATACCCCATTCGAGCTAGAGACTATTCTAGATGGCCAGACAAACCACAAGGCTGGATAGGTGTAACTGAGCAATACAGTGAAAAGTTGATGGATTTGGCTTGCAAATTATTAGAAGTACTATCAGAGGCAATGGGCTTAGAGAAAGAGGCTTTAACCAAGGCATGTGTCGATATGGACCAAAAAGTAGTTGTGAATTTTTACCCAAAGTGTCCAGAGCCTGACCTTACTCTTGGGCTCAAACGACACACCGATCCAGGAACCATTACCTTATTGTTACAAGACCAAGTTGGTGGGCTTCAAGCCACTAAAGATAATGGCAAAACATGGATCACTGTTCAGCCCGTTGAAGGTGCTTTTGTGGTTAATCTTGGCGATCACGGTCAT TATTTGAGCAATGGAAGGTTCAAGAATGCTGATCATCAAGCAGTGGTGAATTCGAATAGCAGTAGATTATCGATAGCCACATTCCAGAATCCAGCACCAGATGCAAAAGTGTATCCGTTAAAAATTAGAGAAGGAGAGAAGTCAATAATGGATGAGCCGATTACATTTGCAGAAATGTACAGGAGGAAAATGAGTAAGGATCTTGAGCTAGCTAGGCTGAAGAAACTGGCCAAGGAAGAGAAGATACAAACTGAAGAGGCCAAGTTGGAGTCCAAGCCCATTGAGGAAATTCTTGCTTAA